One segment of Phaeacidiphilus oryzae TH49 DNA contains the following:
- a CDS encoding aldehyde dehydrogenase family protein, which produces MSSNPLAHQTSPVVSTDPSAPAEVVAEFPAATPEEAAAAVRTAHAASADWARLPAGARARALDAAAGVLTAEAEELARLICREEGKVIGAARGEVAKTAEQFRLAAQLAFLVEGTTYPAESRSAAWTLRVPLGVVVAVTPWNFPVSLAARKIAPALAAGNAVILKPSPVAAACGAFLAGACHRAGVPEDVLQVVQGDSADAMAALVGAPETRAVSFTGSDAVGAVLRRTAHPWARLQFELGGHNTVLVCADADLAHAAEEVAAGAFGLTGQVCTGTDRVLVERPVLAEFTALLGERAAALVAGPGLEAGSSVGPAATAAQRERLTALLDSALDAGASVAGQGTLSAAADPSGHWVRPTVLTGVPAKHPVNTGEVFGPLLSVLPVDGVEAALTEINGDDHRLVTAVHTRDLGTGGRFLRAARCGIVKVNERTTGNGVAPPFGGWGASSSGAFPEGGRGALDFVTDTKTVYCDYLTPREN; this is translated from the coding sequence TTGTCCAGCAACCCCCTTGCGCACCAGACCTCACCCGTCGTCTCCACCGATCCCTCCGCGCCGGCCGAGGTGGTGGCCGAGTTCCCGGCGGCCACCCCGGAGGAGGCCGCGGCCGCCGTCCGCACGGCCCACGCCGCCTCGGCGGACTGGGCGCGGCTGCCGGCCGGCGCCCGGGCCCGGGCGCTGGACGCGGCGGCCGGAGTGCTGACCGCCGAGGCGGAGGAACTGGCCCGGCTGATCTGCCGGGAGGAGGGCAAGGTGATCGGCGCCGCCCGCGGCGAGGTCGCCAAGACCGCCGAGCAGTTCAGGCTGGCGGCCCAGCTCGCCTTCCTGGTGGAGGGCACCACCTACCCGGCCGAGTCCCGCTCCGCGGCCTGGACGCTGCGGGTGCCGCTCGGCGTGGTGGTCGCCGTCACCCCGTGGAACTTCCCGGTCTCGCTCGCCGCGAGGAAGATCGCCCCGGCCCTGGCGGCGGGCAACGCCGTGATCCTCAAGCCGTCCCCGGTCGCCGCGGCCTGCGGCGCCTTCCTGGCCGGGGCCTGCCATCGGGCGGGCGTCCCGGAGGACGTCCTCCAGGTGGTGCAGGGCGACTCGGCGGACGCGATGGCGGCGCTGGTCGGCGCCCCGGAGACCCGGGCGGTGAGCTTCACCGGCTCGGACGCGGTCGGCGCCGTGCTGCGCCGCACCGCCCACCCGTGGGCCCGGCTGCAGTTCGAACTCGGCGGCCACAACACGGTGCTGGTCTGCGCCGACGCCGACCTGGCGCACGCCGCCGAGGAGGTGGCGGCCGGCGCCTTCGGCCTCACCGGCCAGGTCTGCACCGGCACCGACCGGGTGCTGGTGGAGCGCCCGGTACTGGCCGAGTTCACCGCCCTCCTCGGCGAGCGGGCCGCCGCCCTGGTGGCGGGGCCCGGCCTGGAGGCCGGCTCCTCGGTCGGCCCGGCGGCGACCGCGGCCCAGCGGGAGCGGCTCACCGCGCTGCTGGACTCGGCGCTGGACGCCGGCGCCTCGGTGGCCGGCCAGGGCACCCTGTCCGCCGCCGCCGACCCGTCCGGGCACTGGGTGCGGCCGACCGTCCTCACCGGCGTCCCGGCCAAGCACCCGGTGAACACCGGGGAGGTCTTCGGGCCGCTGCTCTCCGTCCTCCCGGTGGACGGGGTCGAGGCGGCCCTGACCGAGATCAACGGCGACGACCACCGGCTGGTCACCGCCGTCCACACCCGCGACCTGGGCACCGGCGGCCGCTTCCTCCGCGCGGCCCGCTGCGGGATCGTCAAGGTCAACGAGCGCACCACCGGGAACGGCGTCGCCCCGCCCTTCGGCGGCTGGGGGGCGTCCAGTTCGGGCGCCTTCCCCGAGGGAGGACGCGGCGCCCTGGACTTCGTCACCGACACCAAGACCGTCTACTGCGACTACCTCACCCCGAGGGAGAACTGA